A genomic segment from Garra rufa unplaced genomic scaffold, GarRuf1.0 hap1_unplaced_001, whole genome shotgun sequence encodes:
- the LOC141302392 gene encoding uncharacterized protein, with protein sequence MSMLGEDVRDAVLAVLPGLPEEKLLSLLNKLASIGVESKSDLQFVKEEDLPDHITPIQCRRLLNAWNLDDQTGYDKVNPQEATRMPHRTTTEDSPSSNSSSSCTPSVSSTNSSSTTVDLSVWPENFEVPWNRMPTGIKTAIAVGRRPTAKDRREMVRIVIDEMRLTELNPSKLQCLTVAKKIVKQYPQSFADVLQDGTKIGTGYGSLLTQLKTRVEHVNRGCTLSRRRKQKKTSNPSSEDIAPGPADQYGCVRWQPECPVEETEESLKEKQQEMKDLYSTEGPAGVERGHLSQLMKATYYLQRKSINSYPPPSIADLKSEWPYLFMPKEMYLHFKSLTNITILEKLEKSMEERGKMILQCFRQKPGGTNEMQRILMKYDESGASSFIPCVILLILSHFKEKPEALILQTDVSATVADVEKSFTLPDSPRLIVLGEILTATQWMLSIEGQVVVNPHPNFVTGFAALFASYYIFNLVYQHEASCTLEFIQRCFLGINPHTGTKTGTSKVGAKKSGKVSEKRNNTVNPHVCSLLRRLMDFEWLSM encoded by the exons ATGTCCATGTTAGGGGAGGATGTCCGAGATGCTGTGTTGGCAGTTCTACCTGGCCTGCCAGAGGAGAAACTCCTGTCTCTCCTGAACAAGTTGGCAAGCATAGGAGTTGAGTCCAAGTCTGACCTTCAGTTCGTTAAAGAGGAAGATCTCCCTGATCACATTACACCAATACAGTGCCGTCGGCTCCTCAATGCGTGGAATCTAGACG aCCAAACAGGTTATGACAAAGTAAATCCACAAGAAGCCACAAGAATGCCCCATCGTACCACAACAGAGGACTCTCCATCATCAAATTCTAGTTCCTCATGCACACCAAGTGTCTCCAGCACAAACAGTTCCAGTACAACTGTGGACTTAAGTGTATGGCCAGAAAACTTTGAAGTTCCCTGGAACAGGATGCCTACAGGTATTAAAACAGCCATTGCAGTTGGAAGACGCCCCACAGCTAAAGATCGCAGAGAAATGGTAAGAATTGTCATTGATGAGATGAGACTGACAGAGTTAAATCCATCAAAATTACAGTGCCTGACTGTTGCAAAAAAGATTGTTAAACAGTATCCACAAAGCTTTGCTGATGTCCTGCAAGATGGCACAAAAATTGGTACTGGCTATGGTTCACTTTTGACTCAACTAAAAACAAGAGTGGAGCATGTTAATCGTGGCTGCACATTATCAAGACGAAGAAAACAGAAAAAGACTTCAAATCCGTCATCTGAAGACATTGCCCCAGGACCTGCAGACCAATATGGTTGTGTGAGATGGCAGCCTGAGTGTCCTGTAGAAGAGACTGAGGAGAGTCTCaaagaaaaacaacaagaaaTGAAAGACCTCTACAGTACTGAGGGACCAGCCGGGGTTGAGAGAGGACATCTCAGTCAGCTAATGAAGGCAACATATTATCTTCAAAGGAAGTCCATCAATTCCTACCCACCTCCATCAATTGCTGACTTGAAGAGTGAATGGCCGTATCTTTTCATGCCCAAAGAGATGTACTTGCACTTTAAGTCTCTTACAAATATAACCATTCTGGAGAAACTTGAGAAGTCTATGGAAGAAAGGGGAAAGATGATACTTCAGTGTTTCCGTCAAAAGCCAGGAGGGACAAATGAGATGCAGCGCATACTTATGAAGTATGATGAGAGTGGAGCATCCTCTTTTATCCCATGTGTCATCCTTCTGATTCTGTCACACTTCAAGGAAAAACCTGAAGCACTCATTCTTCAGACAGAT gtgtCCGCAACAGTGGCCGACGTGGAAAAGAGTTTTACACTTCCAGACTCTCCGAGACTGATTGTCTTAG gtGAAATTCTCACTGCAACTCAGTGGATGCTGAGTATTGAGGGCCAAGTGGTCGTGAATCCACACCCCAACTTTGTTACAGGATTTGCTGCTTTGTTTGCATCCTACTACATCTTCAATCTGGTGTACCAGCATGAGGCATCCTGCACACTTGAGTTCAtccagag ATGTTTTCTTGGAATCAACCCACACACCGGCACCAAGACAGGCACATCAAAGGTTGGAGCAAAAAAAAGTGGGAAGGTCTCCGAGAAGAGGAACAACACAGTCAATCCTCATGTGTGTTCTCTTCTCAGAAGGCTAATGGACTTTGAGTGGCTAAGCATGTAA